From the genome of Ptychodera flava strain L36383 chromosome 22, AS_Pfla_20210202, whole genome shotgun sequence, one region includes:
- the LOC139122909 gene encoding uncharacterized protein: MHGKAFVSPSQLSIHDFDPSAAFVKCDEVCDDPDHHNVCRCTNFVTFEEEHYQLVFTSVGSGGSHNGSLHPIHIHGHSLLVTKMGFPEQDEDGQYVRANQDLCCPCPDDESQCCSLDSVLVPCNNPRWRNDTWNEDPDSIPQNLFNPPRKDTVLLPSGGYVIARLTTDNPGWWFLHCHIEHHLLGGMAILLNVKPNEQPSTPMEFPGCSDFDWNESDFFEKYQKQEPDLVNVATSGVAYLSAGENAIYGSDGDPRTCALLDPQDKSWWKVDLGQPFAVHRVILKRQPNRWRNDLRCGADYPLSDGSPAECDPSGIYPCCSPYGWCGNTDDHCTCSECTDFSSTMKWRADLRCGPDYPAADGSPAQCNPNGEFPCCSPYAWCGKTADHCDCDDCADYRGGGLVGAVVRVGSEENIEIHHQCGEVLTPRTLEMSITTVDCITPIVGRYVSLQSDRGNPVVVCEVSVMAPESGAEQPTFDSGCGLPHDLAGETGTITSLDYDGTTLYENDARCEFRIRSTEGKEVVLDFEALDLEGGFDYIWVIGPQLQKINKFTGQVPPEPLETGYSEIIVRFTSDNGGQATGFKINWSTK, encoded by the exons ATGCACGGCAAGGCTTTCGTCTCCCCCTCACAGCTGTCAATCCACGATTTCGACCCCAGCGCTGCGTTTGTCAAGTGTGACGAGGTATGCGATGATCCAGATCACCACAACGTCTGCAGATGCACCAACTTCGTAACATTCGAAGAAGAACACTACCAGCTTGTCTTCACCAGCGTTGGTTCTGGTGGCTCCCACAACGGGTCCCTTCATCCAATTCACATCCACGGACACAGTTTGCTGGTGACAAAGATGGGCTTCCCAGAACAGGACGAAGATGGTCAGTACGTCCGTGCCAATCAAGATCTCTGCTGTCCATGCCCAGATGACGAAAGTCAGTGCTGTTCTCTTGACAG CGTTCTTGTGCCATGCAACAATCCACGCTGGAGGAACGACACCTGGAACGAGGATCCCGACTCCATTCCACAGAATCTGTTCAACCCGCCAAGAAAGGATACCGTTCTACTGCCCTCTGGTGGCTACGTCATCGCTCGTTTGACGACCGACAATCCAG GCTGGTGGTTCTTGCACTGTCACATCGAACACCATTTGTTGGGCGGTATGGCCATCTTACTCAACGTCAAGCCAAACGAGCAACCTAGCACACCTATGGAGTTCCCCGGATGTAGCGACTTCGACTGGAACGAGAGTGACTTCTTCGAAAAATACCAGAAACAAG AACCGGACTTGGTCAATGTTGCTACGAGCGGCGTTGCGTACCTCAGCGCTGGTGAAAATGCAATTTACGGTAGCGATGGAGACCCTCGCACTTGTGCCCTCTTGGACCCGCAAGACAAATCCTGGTGGAAGGTTGATCTCGGCCAACCCTTCGCTGTTCACAGAGTCATTCTGAAGAGACAAC CAAACAGGTGGAGGAATGATTTGCGCTGCGGTGCCGACTACCCTCTCTCCGATGGAAGCCCAGCTGAGTGTGACCCGAGTGGAATTTACCCATGTTGCTCACCGTACGGCTGGTGTGGAAACACCGATGACCACTGCACGTGCTCCGAATGCACCGACTTCT CCTCGACAATGAAGTGGCGGGCGGATCTCAGGTGCGGGCCAGACTACCCTGCCGCTGATGGCTCTCCAGCTCAGTGTAACCCCAACGGTGAATTCCCCTGCTGCTCGCCCTACGCATGGTGTGGCAAAACCGCCGACCACTGCGATTGTGATGACTGTGCTGATTACAGAG GTGGCGGTCTTGTCGGAGCTGTTGTAAGAGTCGGATCAGAGGAAAACATCGAAATTCACCATCAGTGCGGCGAAGTGTTGACACCAAGGACACTGGAGATGTCCATCACAACCGTCGACTGTATCACACCAATCGTCGGCCGATACGTCAGCCTCCAGTCAGACCGAGGCAATCCCGTCGTCGTTTGCGAAGTGTCCGTCATGGCACCTG AATCCGGTGCAGAACAGCCAACCTTCGACTCCGGATGTGGTTTGCCACACGATTTGGCAGGTGAAACTGGAACCATCACGTCACTGGACTACGATGGTACCACTCTGTACGAAAACGACGCACGCTGCGAGTTCCGCATCAGATCCACAGAAGGAAAG GAAGTCGTGCTCGATTTCGAAGCATTGGACTTGGAAGGTGGATTTGACTATATCTGGGTGATCGGACCCCAACTCCAGAAGATCAACAAGTTCACGGGTCAAGTTCCTCCGGAACCACTCGAGACAGGATACAGTGAAATTATAGTGCGCTTCACCAGTGATAATGGTGGCCAGGCCACAGGCTTCAAGATCAACTGGTCAACTAAGTAA